A DNA window from Castanea sativa cultivar Marrone di Chiusa Pesio chromosome 7, ASM4071231v1 contains the following coding sequences:
- the LOC142644643 gene encoding MADS-box protein SVP-like isoform X1, whose protein sequence is MTRKKIQIKKIDNTTARQVTFSKRRRGLFKKAFELSTLCDADIALIVFSATGKLFEYASSSMQQVIERHNLHPENLGKMDQLSLELQLEKSTSYTMLSKEIEEKTRELRKIKGEELHGMDIEELQKLEKVLEVGLSRVTETKGERFLEEITVLQQKGAQLIEENQRLKQMENLFSTQTHVLEQGQSSESINNICSSSDPPQDNDSSDTSLKLGLPFPKWI, encoded by the exons ATGACGAGGAAGAAAATTCAGATTAAGAAGATTGACAACACGACGGCAAGGCAGGTGACTTTCTCAAAGAGGAGGAGGGGGCTTTTTAAGAAAGCTTTTGAGCTCTCAACTCTCTGCGATGCTGATATTGCTCTCATAGTCTTTTCTGCAACTGGAAAGCTTTTTGAGTACGCCAGCTCAAG TATGCAGCAGGTAATTGAAAGACATAATCTACATCCGGAGAATCTTGGAAAAATGGACCAACTGTCTCTTGAGCTGCAG CTTGAGAAAAGTACCTCCTACACCATGTTGAGCAAGGAAATTGAGGAGAAAACACGTGAACTGAG GAAGATTAAGGGAGAAGAGCTACATGGAATGGATATAGAAGAATTACAGAAACTAGAGAAAGTGCTTGAAGTAGGCCTGAGCCGTGTTACAGAAACAAAG GGTGAAAGATTTCTGGAAGAGATCACTGTCCTTCAGCAAAAG GGAGCCCAACTGATAGAAGAAAACCAACGATTAAAACAG ATGGAGAATCTGTTTAGCACTCAAACACATGTACTTGAACAAGGTCAGTCATCTGAGTCAATCAACAATATTTgcagctcatctgatcctcCTCAAGACAATGACAGTTCAGACACTTCTCTCAAGTTGGG GCTACCTTTCCCTAAATGGATTTGA
- the LOC142644643 gene encoding MADS-box protein SVP-like isoform X2, producing MTRKKIQIKKIDNTTARQVTFSKRRRGLFKKAFELSTLCDADIALIVFSATGKLFEYASSSMQQVIERHNLHPENLGKMDQLSLELQLEKSTSYTMLSKEIEEKTRELRKIKGEELHGMDIEELQKLEKVLEVGLSRVTETKGERFLEEITVLQQKGAQLIEENQRLKQMENLFSTQTHVLEQGQSSESINNICSSSDPPQDNDSSDTSLKLGVCSVP from the exons ATGACGAGGAAGAAAATTCAGATTAAGAAGATTGACAACACGACGGCAAGGCAGGTGACTTTCTCAAAGAGGAGGAGGGGGCTTTTTAAGAAAGCTTTTGAGCTCTCAACTCTCTGCGATGCTGATATTGCTCTCATAGTCTTTTCTGCAACTGGAAAGCTTTTTGAGTACGCCAGCTCAAG TATGCAGCAGGTAATTGAAAGACATAATCTACATCCGGAGAATCTTGGAAAAATGGACCAACTGTCTCTTGAGCTGCAG CTTGAGAAAAGTACCTCCTACACCATGTTGAGCAAGGAAATTGAGGAGAAAACACGTGAACTGAG GAAGATTAAGGGAGAAGAGCTACATGGAATGGATATAGAAGAATTACAGAAACTAGAGAAAGTGCTTGAAGTAGGCCTGAGCCGTGTTACAGAAACAAAG GGTGAAAGATTTCTGGAAGAGATCACTGTCCTTCAGCAAAAG GGAGCCCAACTGATAGAAGAAAACCAACGATTAAAACAG ATGGAGAATCTGTTTAGCACTCAAACACATGTACTTGAACAAGGTCAGTCATCTGAGTCAATCAACAATATTTgcagctcatctgatcctcCTCAAGACAATGACAGTTCAGACACTTCTCTCAAGTTGGG GGTTTGCTCCGTTCCTTAA